One genomic window of Arvicola amphibius chromosome 4, mArvAmp1.2, whole genome shotgun sequence includes the following:
- the Decr2 gene encoding peroxisomal 2,4-dienoyl-CoA reductase [(3E)-enoyl-CoA-producing] → MAQQPPDVEEDDCLSEYHHLFCPDLLQDKVAFITGGGSGIGFRIAEIFMRHGCHTVIASRSLPRVTTAAKKLVAATGKRCLPLSMDVRVPPAVMTAVDQALKEFGKIDILINCAAGNFLCPASALSFNAFRTVVDIDTIGTFNVSRVLYEKFFRDHGGVIVNITATLSMRGQALQLHAGAAKAAVDAMTRHLAVEWGPQNIRVNSLAPGPISGTEGIRRLGGPQDTLKLKGLLSPLQRLGNKTEIAHSVLYLASPLASYVSGILLVVDGGSWMTFPNDVKRLAEFESSSAKL, encoded by the exons gGACAAGGTGGCCTTTATTACGGGTGGTGGCTCTGGGATTGGCTTCCGGATCGCTGAGATTTTCATGAG GCATGGCTGCCACACTGTCATCGCCAGCAGGAGTCTGCCAAGAGTGACCACG GCTGCTAAAAAGCTGGTTGCTGCCACTGGAAAGCGGTGCCTCCCTCTGTCTATGGACGTCCGAGTTCCCCCAGCTGTCATGACTGCTGTGGACCAGGCACTGAAGGAGTTTGGCAAAATCGACATCCTTATTAACT GTGCAGCTGGAAACTTCCTGTGCCCTGCCAGCGCCTTGTCTTTCAATGCCTTTAGGACTGTGGTTGACATCGACACCATTGGCACCTTCAATGTGTCGCGTGTGCTTTATGAGAAGTTCTTCCGG GACCACGGAGGAGTGATTGTGAACATTACTGCCACTCTCAGTATGCGGGGCCAGGCGCTACAGCTCCATGCGGGCGCTGCCAAGGCAGCCGTGG ATGCTATGACACGACACTTGGCTGTGGAGTGGGGTCCCCAAAATATCCGTGTCAACAGCCTGGCTCCTGGTCCCATCAGTGGCACCGAGGGGATCCGGCGATTGG GGGGCCCTCAGGACACTTTGAAATTAAAGGGTCTTTTAAGCCCTCTGCAAAGACTTGGAAACAAGACGGAGATTGCCCACAGCGTGCTGTACCTGGCCAGCCCTCTGGCTTCCTATGTCTCAGGGATTTTGTTGGTGGTTGATGGTGGCAGCTGGATGACATTCCCAAATGACGTCAAGCGACTGGCAGAGTTTGAATCTTCCTCTGCTAAGCTCTAG